The Deinococcus koreensis genome window below encodes:
- a CDS encoding alpha/beta hydrolase, which produces MHSQEWAVAGAPVRGYLWAADPARGAVLLSHGFGEYAGRYVERYHGLIPELVRSGLSVYAYDQRGHGASGGRKAVVDMAHLVADHLKAREALRSQPGPLFLLGHSMGGLISAASVARDPRGVAGVILSSPALLVGEHEPAWIKRLAPIIARIAPGLTTTDLSTGSLSRLSDEVAAYEADETMYHGKVPALTAASMLGLSGALWSDYPRWTVPTLVIHGTHDRITDHQGSVRFVDTIASADKTLVLEEGGFHELLNDEPREKFRELLVDWLRERAPLSGDRPTS; this is translated from the coding sequence ATGCACAGTCAGGAATGGGCGGTGGCGGGCGCGCCCGTCAGGGGATACCTCTGGGCGGCCGATCCGGCGAGAGGCGCGGTGCTGCTCTCGCACGGCTTCGGGGAATACGCCGGGCGCTACGTGGAGCGCTACCACGGCCTGATTCCCGAGCTGGTGCGGAGTGGCCTGAGCGTGTATGCCTACGACCAGCGCGGGCACGGGGCCTCGGGGGGGCGCAAGGCGGTGGTGGACATGGCGCACCTCGTCGCGGATCACCTAAAGGCCCGCGAGGCGCTGCGGAGCCAGCCGGGGCCGCTCTTTCTGCTGGGCCACTCGATGGGCGGGCTGATCTCGGCCGCCAGCGTGGCCCGCGACCCGCGCGGCGTGGCCGGCGTGATCCTCTCCAGCCCCGCCCTGCTGGTGGGCGAGCACGAGCCCGCCTGGATCAAGCGGCTGGCGCCGATCATCGCCCGGATCGCGCCGGGGCTGACCACCACGGATCTGAGCACCGGCAGCCTGTCGCGCCTGAGCGACGAAGTCGCCGCCTACGAGGCCGACGAGACCATGTACCACGGCAAGGTGCCGGCCCTGACCGCCGCGAGCATGCTCGGCCTGAGCGGCGCCCTGTGGTCGGACTACCCGCGCTGGACGGTGCCCACCCTGGTCATCCACGGCACCCACGACCGCATCACCGATCACCAGGGCAGCGTGAGGTTCGTGGACACCATCGCCTCGGCCGACAAGACGCTGGTGCTGGAGGAGGGCGGCTTCCACGAACTGCTGAACGACGAGCCACGCGAGAAATTCAGGGAGCTGCTGGTGGACTGGCTGCGGGAACGGGCGCCGCTGTCCGGGGATCGTCCGACGTCCTGA
- the crtI gene encoding phytoene desaturase family protein: protein MTLPTPPTPRKTALIIGSGIGGLSLGIRLQSLGFDTTILERLDAPGGRAYQKRTEDGYVFDMGPTVITVPHFIEELFALERDKAMLAEPDYPAQVLAEDARVREGESGGPRTRDYVKLVPILPFYRIYFDDGTFFDYDGDPVSTRRQISELAPEDLAGYERFHEDARAIFERGFLELGYTHFGDVPSMLRVVPDLMRLDAVRTLFSFTSKYFENPKMRQVFSFETLLVGGNPLSVPAIYAMIHFVEKTWGIHYAMGGTGALVRAFVQKFEELGGTIEYGQGVDEILVTDDRGRAVRAPVGRRVARGVRLESGQERRADIVVSNGDWANTYLRRVPAAARLVNTDLRVKAARQSMSLLVIYFGFRREGADLQLRHHNIILGPRYEALLTEIFGQKVLGQDFSQYLHVPTLTDPSLAPEGHHAAYTLVPVPHNASGLDWTVEGPKLVERVYDFLEERGYIPNLRARLTHSEFITPDYFAGTLDSYLGNAFGPEPVLIQSAFFRPHNRSEDVRNLYMVGAGAQPGGGTPSVMMSAKMTARLIAEDFGIHPSVRDGVPEQAGSRVPSAAD, encoded by the coding sequence ATGACCCTTCCCACTCCCCCCACCCCGCGCAAGACCGCGCTGATCATCGGCTCGGGCATCGGCGGCCTGAGCCTGGGCATCCGGCTGCAGAGCCTGGGCTTCGACACCACCATCCTGGAACGCCTCGACGCCCCCGGGGGCCGCGCCTACCAGAAGCGCACCGAGGACGGCTACGTGTTCGACATGGGGCCGACCGTCATCACCGTGCCCCATTTCATCGAGGAACTGTTCGCGCTGGAACGCGACAAGGCCATGCTGGCCGAGCCCGACTACCCCGCGCAGGTGCTCGCCGAGGACGCCCGGGTGCGCGAGGGCGAGAGCGGCGGCCCGCGCACCCGGGACTACGTGAAGCTGGTGCCCATCCTGCCCTTCTACCGCATCTATTTCGACGACGGCACCTTCTTCGACTACGACGGCGATCCGGTGAGCACACGCCGGCAGATCAGCGAACTGGCCCCGGAGGATCTGGCCGGCTACGAGCGCTTCCACGAGGACGCCCGCGCCATCTTCGAGCGCGGCTTCCTGGAGCTGGGCTACACCCACTTCGGCGACGTGCCCTCCATGCTGCGGGTCGTGCCCGACCTGATGCGCCTGGACGCGGTGCGGACGCTGTTCTCGTTCACCAGCAAGTATTTCGAGAACCCCAAGATGCGCCAGGTCTTCTCCTTCGAGACCCTGCTGGTCGGCGGCAATCCGCTCAGCGTGCCCGCCATCTACGCCATGATCCACTTCGTCGAGAAGACCTGGGGCATTCACTACGCCATGGGAGGGACGGGCGCGCTGGTGCGGGCGTTCGTGCAGAAGTTCGAGGAGCTGGGCGGCACCATCGAGTACGGCCAGGGCGTGGACGAGATTCTGGTCACGGACGACCGGGGCCGGGCGGTCAGGGCGCCCGTCGGCCGGCGGGTGGCGCGGGGCGTGCGGCTGGAGAGCGGCCAGGAGCGGCGCGCCGATATCGTGGTCAGCAACGGCGACTGGGCGAACACCTACCTCAGGCGGGTGCCGGCGGCGGCCCGGCTGGTCAACACCGACCTGCGCGTGAAGGCCGCCCGCCAGAGCATGAGCCTGTTGGTCATCTACTTCGGCTTCCGCCGGGAGGGCGCCGACTTGCAGCTGCGGCACCACAACATCATCTTGGGGCCGCGCTACGAGGCGCTGCTCACCGAGATCTTCGGCCAGAAGGTGCTGGGCCAGGACTTCAGCCAGTACCTGCACGTGCCCACCCTGACCGATCCCAGCCTGGCGCCCGAGGGCCACCACGCCGCCTATACGCTCGTGCCCGTGCCCCACAACGCCAGCGGCCTGGACTGGACGGTCGAGGGGCCGAAACTGGTCGAGCGCGTCTACGACTTTCTGGAGGAGCGCGGCTACATCCCCAACCTGCGTGCCCGCCTGACGCACTCGGAGTTCATCACGCCCGACTACTTCGCGGGCACCCTGGACTCGTACCTGGGCAACGCTTTCGGCCCCGAGCCGGTGCTGATCCAGAGCGCCTTCTTCCGCCCCCACAACCGTTCCGAGGACGTGAGGAACCTGTACATGGTGGGCGCGGGCGCCCAGCCCGGCGGCGGCACCCCCTCCGTGATGATGTCGGCCAAGATGACGGCCCGCCTGATCGCCGAGGACTTCGGCATCCACCCCAGCGTGCGCGACGGCGTGCCCGAGCAGGCGGGCAGCCGGGTACCGAGCGCGGCGGACTGA
- a CDS encoding phytoene/squalene synthase family protein, giving the protein MTDGTSPPDAPATLKQAVDHCRDVTRAHSKTFFLGSRFFPARQRQAVWAVYAACRCGDDIADESAGDHAQAALSDWWERTQRAFQGQPGRDPVDRALAWAVSTYAIPLSAFQELHEGLLMDVRGHTFEDMRDLSLYCRRVAGVVGFMIAPISGYQGGSGTLDHALKLGQAMQLTNILRDVGEDLERGRVYLPASLMARHGVSRQSLERGEVTPEYRALMQELSALAREWYAQGRAGIPMLHGSAKLAVATAARAYEGILDDLARNDFDNFGRRAYVSGPRKLLLLPQVWWELRGAPVP; this is encoded by the coding sequence GTGACTGATGGAACTTCCCCACCCGACGCGCCTGCCACCCTGAAGCAGGCGGTGGATCATTGCCGGGACGTGACGCGGGCCCACAGCAAGACCTTTTTCCTGGGCTCGCGTTTTTTTCCCGCCCGTCAGCGGCAGGCCGTCTGGGCGGTCTATGCGGCCTGCCGCTGCGGCGACGACATCGCCGACGAGAGTGCCGGCGACCATGCCCAGGCCGCGCTGAGCGACTGGTGGGAGCGCACCCAGCGGGCCTTCCAGGGCCAGCCGGGCAGAGACCCGGTCGACCGGGCCCTGGCCTGGGCCGTCAGCACCTACGCCATCCCCCTGTCGGCCTTTCAGGAGCTGCACGAGGGGCTGCTGATGGACGTGCGCGGCCACACCTTTGAGGACATGCGCGATCTGAGCCTCTACTGCCGCCGGGTCGCGGGGGTCGTGGGGTTCATGATCGCGCCCATCAGCGGCTACCAGGGCGGTAGCGGCACGCTGGATCACGCCCTCAAGCTGGGGCAGGCCATGCAGCTGACCAACATCCTGCGCGACGTCGGCGAGGATCTGGAACGCGGCCGGGTCTACCTGCCCGCCAGCCTGATGGCCCGCCACGGGGTCAGCCGGCAGTCCCTGGAGCGCGGCGAGGTCACCCCCGAGTACCGCGCGCTGATGCAGGAACTCTCGGCCCTGGCCCGCGAGTGGTACGCCCAGGGCCGCGCCGGGATCCCGATGCTGCACGGCAGCGCCAAACTGGCCGTGGCCACCGCTGCCCGCGCCTACGAGGGCATCCTCGACGATCTGGCCCGCAACGATTTCGACAACTTCGGGCGCCGGGCCTACGTGAGCGGCCCGCGCAAGCTGCTGCTGCTGCCCCAGGTGTGGTGGGAGCTGCGCGGCGCGCCCGTTCCCTGA
- a CDS encoding class I SAM-dependent methyltransferase: protein MPVSSHRKENLNKMAQPGAVAVQPGAGAGLTAAQRSNFSPLTALGYSSWRRVSLGLLAGEPFGLRREAALFRDRCRPAAGQWWLDAGTSTGFYAGVLAAAGCRVLAADLSPAMLREGARQQPAAEIDWAQLNIERSDLPADRFDGVTVGATLNETHDPARFLRELARVIRPGGQLWLMYLQRTGGPLQALLARPALGGLSFPDPAWVARQLPGCALTDGLSMGAVRFERYQKAAPIPGLDQT from the coding sequence ATGCCCGTTTCCTCGCACCGCAAAGAAAACCTGAACAAGATGGCACAGCCCGGCGCAGTGGCGGTGCAGCCCGGCGCGGGAGCAGGGCTGACGGCGGCGCAGCGCAGCAATTTCTCTCCATTGACGGCACTGGGCTACAGCTCCTGGCGCCGGGTGTCGCTGGGCCTGCTGGCCGGAGAACCGTTCGGGCTGCGGCGCGAGGCGGCCCTGTTCCGGGATCGCTGCCGCCCCGCCGCCGGTCAGTGGTGGCTCGACGCCGGCACCAGCACGGGCTTCTATGCGGGCGTACTGGCCGCGGCCGGCTGCCGGGTGCTCGCGGCGGATCTGAGCCCGGCCATGCTCCGGGAGGGCGCCCGCCAGCAGCCGGCTGCAGAGATCGACTGGGCCCAGCTGAACATTGAGCGCAGCGACCTGCCCGCCGACCGCTTCGACGGCGTGACCGTGGGCGCCACCCTGAACGAGACCCACGACCCCGCCCGCTTCCTGCGCGAGCTGGCCCGCGTGATCCGGCCCGGCGGCCAGCTCTGGCTGATGTACCTTCAGCGCACGGGCGGGCCGCTGCAGGCCCTGCTGGCCCGGCCCGCCCTGGGGGGGCTGAGCTTTCCTGATCCGGCCTGGGTGGCTCGGCAGCTGCCCGGATGTGCGCTCACCGATGGTCTGAGCATGGGTGCGGTACGCTTCGAGCGATATCAGAAAGCGGCCCCCATTCCTGGGCTTGATCAAACCTGA
- a CDS encoding phage holin family protein: MEERKSMGSALVDVVDAGVTLVKSEINGVARRVGDIAKAKGIGVVLLLAAVGPLVMALIFLILAVFYGLIRLGAGPWFAALLIALLSLVVTGALIFIGLKRLGAEVKTEEPLARRKDMDDFDDDQVYSAGDAPSGAANRQPDMNPGKAPANAAGQDWKISPDAPNAARSGSRPNDSVEVPRDPQKQAAGENRVVAERAGSATVRVEKGTTTVPVYESNPDGSASNYGSELNDKLDSHGHAKKHHDPKLQEPVVLKDAPGIPVTTAPTFRDDMMKGKN, translated from the coding sequence ATGGAAGAACGAAAGAGTATGGGAAGCGCACTGGTCGATGTGGTCGACGCGGGCGTGACCCTGGTAAAGTCCGAGATCAACGGAGTGGCGCGCAGGGTCGGCGACATCGCCAAGGCCAAGGGCATCGGCGTGGTGCTGCTGCTCGCGGCGGTGGGGCCGCTGGTGATGGCCCTGATCTTCCTGATCCTGGCCGTGTTCTACGGCCTGATCCGCCTGGGCGCCGGGCCGTGGTTCGCCGCCCTCCTGATCGCGCTGCTGAGTCTCGTGGTCACGGGCGCCTTGATCTTCATCGGCCTGAAGCGGCTGGGCGCCGAGGTGAAGACCGAGGAGCCGCTGGCCCGGAGGAAGGACATGGACGATTTCGACGACGATCAGGTGTACTCGGCAGGTGACGCTCCCTCGGGCGCGGCGAACCGCCAGCCGGACATGAACCCGGGCAAGGCCCCGGCGAACGCGGCCGGCCAGGACTGGAAGATCTCTCCGGACGCCCCGAACGCCGCGCGCTCCGGCAGCCGTCCCAACGACAGCGTGGAGGTGCCCCGCGACCCGCAGAAGCAGGCGGCGGGTGAGAACCGAGTCGTGGCCGAGCGGGCGGGCAGCGCCACCGTGCGCGTCGAGAAGGGGACGACCACCGTGCCGGTCTACGAGAGCAATCCGGACGGCAGCGCCAGCAACTACGGCAGTGAACTGAACGACAAGCTCGACAGCCATGGGCACGCAAAGAAGCACCATGACCCCAAGCTGCAGGAGCCCGTGGTGCTCAAGGACGCTCCGGGCATCCCCGTGACCACCGCACCCACCTTCCGCGACGACATGATGAAGGGGAAGAACTGA
- a CDS encoding Fur family transcriptional regulator, which produces MTAQRSTRQRDVIARVLEGAEGPLAVGDVLERAQATAPGVGIATVYRTLKLLCDQGRAHPVTLDGDTLYEASGKGHHHHFSCTRCGRVFTLHSCPVALPSGTVYPGGFVVETHEVTLYGRCPECVAAG; this is translated from the coding sequence ATGACCGCCCAGCGCAGCACCCGCCAGCGTGACGTGATCGCGCGTGTTCTGGAGGGCGCCGAGGGCCCGCTGGCCGTAGGTGACGTGCTGGAACGGGCCCAGGCGACGGCCCCCGGCGTCGGGATCGCCACCGTGTACCGCACCCTGAAGCTGCTGTGCGACCAGGGCCGCGCCCACCCGGTCACGCTGGACGGCGACACGCTGTACGAGGCGAGCGGCAAGGGCCACCACCACCACTTCTCCTGCACCCGCTGTGGCCGGGTCTTCACCCTGCATTCCTGCCCGGTGGCCCTGCCCAGCGGCACGGTCTACCCTGGCGGTTTCGTGGTCGAGACCCACGAAGTCACCCTCTACGGACGGTGCCCCGAGTGTGTGGCCGCTGGCTGA